A stretch of Lathyrus oleraceus cultivar Zhongwan6 chromosome 6, CAAS_Psat_ZW6_1.0, whole genome shotgun sequence DNA encodes these proteins:
- the LOC127092493 gene encoding uncharacterized protein LOC127092493 — protein MEKEKEENGCAITVMYGCVIITMDHHLRVFKDGAIVIHLDRIKAIGHSQQILSDFSHLADHLIDLTGHVILPGLINTHVHTSQQLARGIADDVDLVTWLHHRIWPYESAMSQHDSYLSTLLCGIELIHSGVTCFAEAGGQHVSGMASAVELLGLRACLTQSTMDSGHGLPSSWASRTTQDCIQSQKDSYHKYNNTAQGRIRIWFGIRQIMNSTENLLLQTRDAAAQLNTGIHMHVAEIPYENQLVVDVHKVNHGTVTYLDKIHFLQNNLLAAHSVWVDDNEISLLSKAGVKVSHCPAAAMRMLGFAPVREMLGAGICVSLGTDGAPSNNRMSIVDEMYLASLINKGREVFANGTTDPTALSAETILKMVTVNGAKSVQWDDELGSLEVGKKADIVVVNPSTWTMVPVHDCISNMVYCMRTENVVSVMCNGLWIMKDKKIINVDEEEVILKAKQASAELLKRAGIQLPTRMNFI, from the exons ATGGAGAAAGAGAAAGAGGAGAATGGTTGCGCAATCACTGTAATGTACGGTTGTGTTATCATAACCATGGACCATCATCTACGAGTTTTTAAAGACGGAGCTATCGTTATTCATCTCGATCGAATCAAAGCAATCGGACATTCCCAACAGATTCTCTCCGACTTCTCTCATCTCGCCGACCACCTCATCGATCTCACCGGCCACGTCATCCTCCCCGGACTCATCAACACACACGTTCACACctcccaacaacttgccagagGCATCGCCGATGACGTTGACTTAGTCACATGGCTCCACCACCGCATTTGGCCTTACGAATCCGCCATGTCCCAACACGATTCTTATCTCTCTACTTTACTTTGCGGCATCGAACTCATTCACTCCGGTGTTACCTGTTTTGCGGAAGCCGGTGGTCAACATGTTTCTGGAATGGCCAGCGCTGTTGAGTTGCTTGGTTTGCGTGCTTGTTTGACTCAGTCAACTATGGATTCTGGTCACGGTTTGCCTTCTTCTTGGGCTTCTCGTACTACTCAGGATTGCATTCAGTCTCAAAAGGATAGTTATCACAAGTACAATAATACAGCTCAAGGTCGCATTAGAATCTGGTTTGGAATCAGACAAATCATGAACTCTACGGAGAACTTGCTTCTTCAAACGAGAGATGCTGCTGCACAACTCAACACCGGAATACATATG CATGTTGCAGAGATACCTTATGAGAATCAACTAGTTGTGGATGTTCACAAAGTTAATCATGGAACTGTTACATATTTGGACAAGATACACTTCCTTCAAAATAATCTATTAGCAGCTCATTCAGTTTGGGTGGATGATAATGAG atatcTCTTCTTTCAAAGGCAGGGGTCAAAGTGTCTCACTGTCCAGCGGCTGCTATGAGAATGCTTGGATTTGCACCAGTAAGGGAGATGCTTGGTGCTGGCATCTGTGTCTCCTTGGGAACGGATGGGGCCCCATCAAACAATCGCATGAGCATTG TTGATGAAATGTACCTAGCTTCTCTAATTAACAAAGGACGGGAAGTGTTTGCTAATGGAACTACAGATCCAACAGCACTGTCTGCCGAAACTATTCTTAAAATGGTCACAGTGAATGGTGCAAAGTCAGTACAATGGGATGATGAACTAGGTTCTCTTGAGGTTGGGAAAAAG GCTGACATTGTTGTTGTCAATCCTTCCACTTGGACTATGGTTCCTGTTCATGACTG CATCTCCAACATGGTTTATTGCATGCGAACAGAAAACGTGGTTTCTGTTATGTGCAATGGTCTGTGGATAATGAAAGACAAAAAGATTATCAATGTTGATGAG GAAGAAGTTATTTTGAAAGCCAAACAGGCTTCCGCTGAACTTCTGAAAAGGGCAGGCATACAATTACCAACTAGAatgaacttcatttga